In the Phaseolus vulgaris cultivar G19833 chromosome 7, P. vulgaris v2.0, whole genome shotgun sequence genome, one interval contains:
- the LOC137828946 gene encoding photosystem II reaction center PSB28 protein, chloroplastic-like, producing MATLHSLALSSPFSNSLHKPPSYSVPSSIVHQSINSSFNGQTLRMSCLRLPMLTQKSAMHMPVIMMAKPKIQFIQGTDEQTIPDVRLTKSRDGTNGMAIFTFDQPSVFDSSGEIGDITGFYMIDEEGVLQSVDVNAKFVNGKPSIIEAKYIMRTPRDWDRFMRFMERYSNANGLQFIKK from the exons ATGGCAACTCTGCACTCTCTTGCATTATCTTCTCCTTTCTCCAACTCACTTCACAAACCACCCTCATACTCAG TCCCATCTTCAATTGTTCATCAAAGTATAAACTCCTCATTCAATGGTCAAACTTTGCGCATGTCATGTTTGAGGTTACCTATGCTAACACAAAAGAGTGCCATGCACATGCCTGTTATCATGATGGCAAAACCAAAGATACAGTTCATCCAGGGAACTGATGAGCAAACAATTCCTGATGTGAGGCTGACCAAATCAAGGGATGGAACAAATGGCATGGCTATCTTCACATTTGATCAACCTTCAGTTTTCGATTCTTCAGGTGAAATTGGTGATATCACTGGATTTTACATGATTGATGAAGAAGGAGTCCTTCAGTCAGTGGATGTAAATGCTAAATTTGTGAATGGTAAGCCCTCAATAATTGAAGCCAAGTACATAATGCGGACTCCAAGGGACTGGGATAGATTCATGAGATTCATGGAGCGATACTCTAATGCAAATGGTTTGCAATTCATCAAAAAATGA